One Prinia subflava isolate CZ2003 ecotype Zambia chromosome 9, Cam_Psub_1.2, whole genome shotgun sequence DNA segment encodes these proteins:
- the CTBP2 gene encoding C-terminal-binding protein 2 isoform X4: protein MNGPMHPRPLVALLDGRDCTVEMPILKDLATVAFCDAQSTQEIHEKVLNEAVGAMMYHTITLTREDLEKFKALRVIVRIGSGYDNIDIKAAGELGIAVCNIPSAAVEETADSTVCHVLNLYRRNTWLYQALREGTRVQSVEQIREVASGAARIRGETLGLIGFGRTAQAVAVRAKAFGFNVIFYDPYLQDGIERSLGVQRVYTLQDLLYQSDCVSLHCNLNEHNHHLINDFTIKQMRQGAFLVNTARGGLVDEKALTQALKEGRIRGAALDVHESEPFSFAQGPLKDAPNLICTPHTAWYSEQASLEMREAAATEIRRAITGRIPESLRNCVNKEFFVTTAPWSVIDQQAIHPELNGATYRYPPGMVSVAPGGIPAAMEGIIPGGIPVTHNLPTVAHPSQAPSPNQPTKHGDNREHPNEQ, encoded by the exons ATGAACGGCCCCATGCACCCGCGGCCGCTGGTGGCGCTGCTGGACGGGCGGGACTGCACGGTGGAGATGCCCATCCTGAAGGACCTGGCCACGGTGGCCTTCTGTGACGCACAATCCACTCAGGAGATCCACGAGAAG GTGTTGAATGAAGCCGTGGGGGCCATGATGTACCACACCATCACCCTGACCCGGGAGGACCTGGAGAAGTTCAAGGCCCTGCGGGTCATCGTCCGAATAGGCAGCGGCTACGACAACATCGACATCAAAGCCGCCGGGGAGCTCG GGATCGCCGTCTGCAACATCCCCTCGGCCGCCGTGGAGGAGACGGCCGACTCCACCGTGTGCCACGTGCTGAACCTGTACCGGCGGAACACGTGGCTGTACCAGGCACTGCGCGAGGGCACGCGCGTGCAGAGCGTGGAGCAGATCCGCGAGGTGGCCTCGGGAGCCGCGCGCATCCGCGGGGAGACGCTCGGCCTCATCGGCTTCG GTCGCACTGCGCAGGCGGTCGCGGTCCGGGCCAAGGCCTTTGGCTTCAACGTGATCTTCTATGACCCGTACCTGCAGGACGGCATCGAGCGCTCCCTGGGCGTCCAGCGGGTCTAcaccctgcaggacctgctctACCAGAGCGACTGCGTCTCCCTGCACTGCAACCTTAACGAACACAACCACCACCTAATCAACGACTTCACGATCAAACAG ATGCGGCAGGGAGCGTTCCTGGTGAACACGGCCCGCGGGGGGCTGGTGGACGAGAAGGCCTTGACGCAGGCGCTGAAGGAGGGCCGGATACGAGGGGCCGCGCTCGACGTGCACGAGTCGGAGCCGTTCAG ttTTGCTCAAGGCCCATTGAAAGATGCTCCCAACCTGATCTGCaccccacacacagcctggtACAGCGAGCAGGCGTCCCTAGAGatgagagaagctgctgccaccGAAATCCGGCGCGCGATCACAG GGCGCATCCCAGAAAGCCTAAGGAACTGCGTGAATAAGGAATTCTTTGTCACGACGGCCCCGTGGTCAGTAATAGACCAGCAGGCGATCCATCCCGAGCTCAATGGTGCCACGTACAG gtATCCCCCCGGGATGGTCAGCGTGGCTCCGGGAGGAATCCCAGCAGCAATGGAGGGCATCATTCCCGGAGGCATCCCCGTCACCCACAACCTCCCCACAGTGGCACATCCCTCCCAAGCCCCCTCGCCCAACCAGCCCACAAAACACGGGGACAACAGGGAACACCCCAACGAGCAATAG
- the CTBP2 gene encoding C-terminal-binding protein 2 isoform X3 encodes MALVDKHKVKRQRLDRICEGIRPQIMNGPMHPRPLVALLDGRDCTVEMPILKDLATVAFCDAQSTQEIHEKVLNEAVGAMMYHTITLTREDLEKFKALRVIVRIGSGYDNIDIKAAGELGIAVCNIPSAAVEETADSTVCHVLNLYRRNTWLYQALREGTRVQSVEQIREVASGAARIRGETLGLIGFGRTAQAVAVRAKAFGFNVIFYDPYLQDGIERSLGVQRVYTLQDLLYQSDCVSLHCNLNEHNHHLINDFTIKQMRQGAFLVNTARGGLVDEKALTQALKEGRIRGAALDVHESEPFSFAQGPLKDAPNLICTPHTAWYSEQASLEMREAAATEIRRAITGRIPESLRNCVNKEFFVTTAPWSVIDQQAIHPELNGATYRYPPGMVSVAPGGIPAAMEGIIPGGIPVTHNLPTVAHPSQAPSPNQPTKHGDNREHPNEQ; translated from the exons GTATCCGCCCGCAGATCATGAACGGCCCCATGCACCCGCGGCCGCTGGTGGCGCTGCTGGACGGGCGGGACTGCACGGTGGAGATGCCCATCCTGAAGGACCTGGCCACGGTGGCCTTCTGTGACGCACAATCCACTCAGGAGATCCACGAGAAG GTGTTGAATGAAGCCGTGGGGGCCATGATGTACCACACCATCACCCTGACCCGGGAGGACCTGGAGAAGTTCAAGGCCCTGCGGGTCATCGTCCGAATAGGCAGCGGCTACGACAACATCGACATCAAAGCCGCCGGGGAGCTCG GGATCGCCGTCTGCAACATCCCCTCGGCCGCCGTGGAGGAGACGGCCGACTCCACCGTGTGCCACGTGCTGAACCTGTACCGGCGGAACACGTGGCTGTACCAGGCACTGCGCGAGGGCACGCGCGTGCAGAGCGTGGAGCAGATCCGCGAGGTGGCCTCGGGAGCCGCGCGCATCCGCGGGGAGACGCTCGGCCTCATCGGCTTCG GTCGCACTGCGCAGGCGGTCGCGGTCCGGGCCAAGGCCTTTGGCTTCAACGTGATCTTCTATGACCCGTACCTGCAGGACGGCATCGAGCGCTCCCTGGGCGTCCAGCGGGTCTAcaccctgcaggacctgctctACCAGAGCGACTGCGTCTCCCTGCACTGCAACCTTAACGAACACAACCACCACCTAATCAACGACTTCACGATCAAACAG ATGCGGCAGGGAGCGTTCCTGGTGAACACGGCCCGCGGGGGGCTGGTGGACGAGAAGGCCTTGACGCAGGCGCTGAAGGAGGGCCGGATACGAGGGGCCGCGCTCGACGTGCACGAGTCGGAGCCGTTCAG ttTTGCTCAAGGCCCATTGAAAGATGCTCCCAACCTGATCTGCaccccacacacagcctggtACAGCGAGCAGGCGTCCCTAGAGatgagagaagctgctgccaccGAAATCCGGCGCGCGATCACAG GGCGCATCCCAGAAAGCCTAAGGAACTGCGTGAATAAGGAATTCTTTGTCACGACGGCCCCGTGGTCAGTAATAGACCAGCAGGCGATCCATCCCGAGCTCAATGGTGCCACGTACAG gtATCCCCCCGGGATGGTCAGCGTGGCTCCGGGAGGAATCCCAGCAGCAATGGAGGGCATCATTCCCGGAGGCATCCCCGTCACCCACAACCTCCCCACAGTGGCACATCCCTCCCAAGCCCCCTCGCCCAACCAGCCCACAAAACACGGGGACAACAGGGAACACCCCAACGAGCAATAG